One Streptococcus sp. zg-86 DNA window includes the following coding sequences:
- the purE gene encoding 5-(carboxyamino)imidazole ribonucleotide mutase, producing MEHIQVSLIMGSISDWETMKKAAQVLDEFGVSYEKKVVSAHRTPDLMFDHAEKARERGIKVIIAGAGGAAHLPGMVAAKTTLPVIGVPIKSRVLSGIDSLYSIVQMPGGVPVMTMAIGDSGATNAGLSAVRILALENSELNKKLVAFAEKQSKLAEESSHDLI from the coding sequence ATGGAACACATACAGGTATCCCTTATCATGGGATCTATTTCAGATTGGGAAACTATGAAAAAAGCAGCACAGGTATTGGATGAATTTGGGGTTTCTTATGAAAAAAAAGTTGTTTCTGCCCACAGAACGCCCGATTTGATGTTTGATCATGCCGAAAAAGCTCGTGAACGAGGCATTAAGGTAATCATTGCAGGTGCAGGTGGTGCGGCCCATTTACCAGGAATGGTTGCAGCTAAGACGACCTTGCCAGTCATTGGTGTGCCGATTAAATCGCGGGTGCTGAGCGGGATTGACTCGCTTTACTCCATTGTGCAGATGCCTGGTGGCGTGCCTGTTATGACTATGGCAATTGGAGATAGCGGAGCGACCAATGCAGGCTTGTCTGCGGTGCGGATTTTGGCTCTGGAAAACTCAGAATTAAACAAAAAATTAGTAGCATTCGCTGAAAAACAGAGCAAACTGGCAGAGGAGTCAAGTCATGACCTTATCTAA
- the purK gene encoding 5-(carboxyamino)imidazole ribonucleotide synthase, translating to MTLSKTIGIIGGGQLGQMMAIAAIYRGHKVLTLDPVAACPASRVSEVIVADYADVEALRTLVERCDVLTYEFENVDAASLDAVADKAFLPQGTDLLRISQNRIAEKNFLKKAGVGLAPYRVITSSSDLSDYDFATKRVLKTATGGYDGHGQVVIHDEASLAQAKVFANQTDCVLEDFVPFDMEISVLVSGNGRELTVFPVQENSHRNNILSKTIVPARISENVAEKAVQMARKIATDLQLFGTLCIEMFVAGSTILVNEIAPRPHNSGHYSIEACNFSQFDTHILGILGEPLPDIQLHAPAIMLNILGQDMEAAQTFLAKHPQAHLHLYGKAEVKHNRKMGHITLLTEQVESVGEF from the coding sequence ATGACCTTATCTAAGACAATTGGGATTATCGGTGGCGGACAGTTGGGTCAAATGATGGCAATTGCTGCCATTTACCGTGGTCATAAGGTGCTTACGCTTGATCCGGTAGCGGCTTGCCCAGCCTCTCGAGTGAGTGAGGTCATCGTGGCAGACTATGCAGATGTAGAGGCCCTACGTACCTTGGTAGAGCGTTGTGACGTCTTGACCTATGAATTTGAAAATGTAGATGCTGCTAGTCTTGATGCAGTAGCAGACAAGGCATTTTTGCCTCAAGGAACGGACTTGCTACGAATTTCCCAAAATCGTATTGCAGAAAAAAACTTTTTGAAGAAGGCAGGCGTAGGATTAGCCCCTTATCGAGTGATTACTTCAAGTAGCGATTTGTCAGATTATGACTTTGCGACCAAGCGAGTGTTGAAAACAGCGACAGGTGGCTATGACGGTCATGGTCAAGTCGTCATTCATGATGAGGCAAGTTTAGCACAGGCAAAAGTCTTTGCAAACCAGACCGACTGCGTTTTGGAAGATTTTGTGCCGTTTGACATGGAAATTTCCGTCTTGGTTTCAGGAAACGGCCGAGAATTGACGGTTTTTCCTGTTCAAGAAAATAGTCACCGCAACAATATTCTTTCCAAAACCATTGTCCCAGCTCGTATTTCTGAAAATGTAGCTGAAAAAGCTGTCCAAATGGCAAGAAAAATTGCCACAGACTTACAACTTTTTGGTACACTATGTATAGAGATGTTTGTGGCAGGCTCAACTATTTTGGTCAATGAAATCGCACCACGCCCTCATAATTCGGGGCATTACAGCATTGAGGCCTGTAATTTTTCCCAGTTTGATACGCATATTTTGGGTATATTAGGGGAACCTTTACCTGACATCCAACTTCATGCACCAGCAATCATGCTCAATATCTTGGGTCAGGATATGGAGGCAGCACAAACGTTTCTGGCTAAGCATCCACAAGCTCATCTTCATCTCTACGGCAAAGCAGAAGTCAAGCACAATCGGAAGATGGGGCATATTACCCTGTTGACGGAGCAGGTGGAGAGTGTGGGTGAGTTTTAG